Proteins encoded by one window of Chaetodon trifascialis isolate fChaTrf1 chromosome 15, fChaTrf1.hap1, whole genome shotgun sequence:
- the ddx42 gene encoding ATP-dependent RNA helicase DDX42 isoform X1 — MNWNKGGPGVKRGFGFGGFALAGKKEEPQLTDKSHTSFGATGSGGGYGKNQQLPSFYKIGTKRANFDEENAYFEDDEEESSSNVDLPYIPAENSPTRQQMKSGGGSDSEDDPLDAFMAEVENQAAKDMRKLEEKEKEKKSAKGIRDDIEEEDEQEAYFRYMAENPTAGLTLEEEEENVDYDSDGNPIAPATKKIILPLPPIDHSEIDYPPFEKNFYNEHEELSNLTGTQVLELRQKLNLRVSGAAPPKPSTSFAHFSFDEQLMHQIRKSEYTQPTPIQCQGVPIALSGRDMIGIAKTGSGKTAAFIWPMLVHIMDQKELEAGEGPIAVIVCPTRELCQQIHAECKRFGKAYSLRSVAVYGGGSMWEQAKALQEGAEIVVCTPGRLIDHVKKKATSLQRVTYLVFDEADRMFDMGFEYQVRSIASHVRPDRQTLLFSATFRKKIERLARDILVDPIRVVQGDIGEANEDVTQVVELLPSGTDKWGWLTRRLVEFTSTGSVLIFVTKKANCEELATNLTQEGYSLGLLHGDMDQSERNKVISDFKKKNLPVLVATDVAARGLDIPSIRTVVNYDVARDIDTHTHRIGRTGRAGEKGVAYTHLTNKDTTFAGDLVRNLEGANQGVSKELMDLAMQNPWFRKSRFKGGKGKKLNIGGGGLGYRERPGLGADSSERSSSSSSSLLSSTSSYEGYSKPTTGAMGDRMSAMKQAFQAQYKSHFVAASSGPPKLSAKSSSSSGWTSAGSLSSVPTESANGSERSQSISLSMSGFASAGSLSSVPASQTSSQHSYPPPAPPSQRDSSRDRHGEDRGRHGDSYHRHSDRSDRHSGEDRYGDRDRHGDRDRDRHGDRDRHSSSRHGDSRNGDGSRRDRDDRRSERDGGDRGSGEGRDRGDDSFAVPEPPKRRKSRWDN; from the exons ATGAACTGGAACAAAGGTGGTCCGGGTGTGAAGCGAGGGTTTGGGTTCGGAGGATTCGCCCTCgcagggaaaaaagaggaaccTCAGCTCACTGATAAATCTCACACATCATTTGGAGCCACGGGGTCAGGTGGGGGATATGGGAAGAACCAGCAGCTCCCCTCATTCTACAAAATAGGCACCAAAAGAGCTAACTTTGACGAGGAAAATGC GTACTTtgaagacgatgaagaggagTCCAGCAGCAATGTGGATCTGCCGTACATCCCGGCGGAGAACTCTCCCACACGGCAGCAGATGAAGTCAGGCGGGGGCTCAGACAGTGAAGATGACCCACTGGATGCCTTCATGGCAGAGGTTGAG AACCAAGCAGCTAAAGACATGAGGAAACtagaggagaaggaaaaggagaaaaagtcAGCCAA GGGTATTCGTGATGAcattgaagaagaagatgaacaA GAAGCCTACTTCCGCTACATGGCAGAGAATCCCACAGCCGGGCTGACCctagaagaggaggaggaaaacgtAGATTATGACAGTGACGGGAACCCGATCGCCCCTGCCACCAAGAAAATCATCTTGCCACTCCCTCCCATTGACCACTCTGAG ATTGATTACCCACCCTTTGAGAAAAACTTCTACAATGAGCACGAGGAGCTCAGCAACCTGACTGGAACTCAGGTGTTGGAGTTAAGGCAGAAACTGAACTTGAGG GTGTCTGGTGCTGCCCCTCCAAAGCCGTCTACTAGTTTTGCGCACTTCAGCTTTGATGAGCAGCTAATGCACCAAATCCGCAAGTCTGAGTACACTCAGCCCACGCCCATCCAGTGCCAG GGTGTTCCCATAGCTCTGTCTGGACGTGATATGATTGGTATTGCAAAAACTGGCAGTGGcaaaactgcagcttttatCTGGCCGATGCTGGTTCACATCATGGACCAAAAGGAGCTGGAGGCAGGAGAAGGGCCAATCGCGGTCATTGTGTGTCCCACCAGAGAGCTTTGTCAGCAG ATCCACGCAGAGTGTAAGCGCTTTGGAAAAGCCTACTCATTGCGTTCTGTGGCGGTTTACGGAGGAGGCAGCATGTGGGAGCAGGCCAAAGCTCTGCAGGAGGGAGCAGAGATTGTGGTGTGCACTCCG ggCCGTCTGATTGACCACGTGAAAAAGAAGGCCACGTCCCTGCAGAGAGTGACGTACCTGGTGTTTGATGAGGCAGATCGCATGTTTGATATGGGCTTTG AATATCAGGTGAGATCCATCGCCAGTCATGTCCGCCCGGACAGGCAGA CCCTTCTGTTTAGCGCTACGTTCCGAAAGAAGATTGAGAGGCTTGCCAGAGACATCCTGGTAGATCCTATTCGTGTGGTGCAGGGAGACATCGGAGAG GCCAATGAGGACGTGACCCaggtggtggagctgctgcCCAGCGGGACGGATAAGTGGGGCTGGCTGACCCGCCGGCTGGTCGAGTTCACCTCCACCGGCTCAGTCCTGATCTTCGTCACCAAGAAGGCAAACTGTGAGGAGCTGGCTACTAACCTGACGCAGGAGGGCTACAGCCTGGGCCTCCTGCACGGAGACATGGACCAGAGCGAGAGGAACAAGGTCATCAGCGACTTCAAGAAAAAGAATCTGCCTGTTCTGGTGGCCACTGACGTCGCTG CTCGCGGTCTGGACATCCCATCCATTCGCACCGTGGTGAATTACGACGTGGCACGAGACatcgacacacacacgcacaggatTGGTCGAACCGGTCGTGCTGGAGAGAAAGGCGTGGCTTACACTCACCTCACCAACAAAGACACCACGTTCGCCGGTGACCTCGTGAGAAATCTAGAGGGAGCTAATCAAGGCGTGTCCAAAGAACTGATGGATTTAGCCATGCAG aatCCCTGGTTCAGGAAATCCAGGTTCAAGGGTGGAAAAGGAAAGAAGCTGAATATTGGTGGAGGTGGTCTGGGTTACAGAGAGAGACCAGGCCTGGGAGCTGACAGCTCT gaacgcagcagcagcagcagcagcagcttgttgtcTTCCACTAGTAGCTACGAAGGCTACAGCAAACCAACCACGGGGGCAATGGGCGATCGCATGTCTGCCATGAAACAAGCCTTCCAG GCTCAGTACAAGAGTCACTTTGTGGCTGCATCCAGCGGCCCTCCAAAGCTCAGCGCCAAGTCCAGCAGCTCGTCAGGCTGGACCAGCGCCGGCAGCCTGAGCTCCGTGCCAACAGAGTCCGCCAACGGCTCGGAGCGGTCCCAGAGCATCAGCTTGTCCATGTCCGGCTTCGCCAGCGCCGGCTCCCTGAGCTCAGTGCCCGCCAGTCAGACCAGTTCACAGCACAGCTACCCTCCGCCTGCTCCTCCCTCACAGCGAGACAGCTCACGGGACAGACACGGGGAGGACCGGGGGCGCCACGGAGACAGCTACCACCGCCACAGCGACAGGAGTGATCGGCACAGTGGAGAAGATCGCTACGGAGACCGGGACCGCCATGGAGACAGAGATCGGGACCGCCACGGGGACCGAGACCgccacagcagcagccgccACGGCGATAGTCGCAACGGAGACGGGAGCAGGAGGGACAGAGATGATCGGAGGAGTGAGAGGGACGGGGGAGACAGGGGGagtggggaggggagggacagaggagatgATAGCTTTGCTGTCCCTGAACCACCGAAACGTAGAAAGAGCAGATGGGAcaactaa
- the ddx42 gene encoding ATP-dependent RNA helicase DDX42 isoform X2, whose translation MAENPTAGLTLEEEEENVDYDSDGNPIAPATKKIILPLPPIDHSEIDYPPFEKNFYNEHEELSNLTGTQVLELRQKLNLRVSGAAPPKPSTSFAHFSFDEQLMHQIRKSEYTQPTPIQCQGVPIALSGRDMIGIAKTGSGKTAAFIWPMLVHIMDQKELEAGEGPIAVIVCPTRELCQQIHAECKRFGKAYSLRSVAVYGGGSMWEQAKALQEGAEIVVCTPGRLIDHVKKKATSLQRVTYLVFDEADRMFDMGFEYQVRSIASHVRPDRQTLLFSATFRKKIERLARDILVDPIRVVQGDIGEANEDVTQVVELLPSGTDKWGWLTRRLVEFTSTGSVLIFVTKKANCEELATNLTQEGYSLGLLHGDMDQSERNKVISDFKKKNLPVLVATDVAARGLDIPSIRTVVNYDVARDIDTHTHRIGRTGRAGEKGVAYTHLTNKDTTFAGDLVRNLEGANQGVSKELMDLAMQNPWFRKSRFKGGKGKKLNIGGGGLGYRERPGLGADSSERSSSSSSSLLSSTSSYEGYSKPTTGAMGDRMSAMKQAFQAQYKSHFVAASSGPPKLSAKSSSSSGWTSAGSLSSVPTESANGSERSQSISLSMSGFASAGSLSSVPASQTSSQHSYPPPAPPSQRDSSRDRHGEDRGRHGDSYHRHSDRSDRHSGEDRYGDRDRHGDRDRDRHGDRDRHSSSRHGDSRNGDGSRRDRDDRRSERDGGDRGSGEGRDRGDDSFAVPEPPKRRKSRWDN comes from the exons ATGGCAGAGAATCCCACAGCCGGGCTGACCctagaagaggaggaggaaaacgtAGATTATGACAGTGACGGGAACCCGATCGCCCCTGCCACCAAGAAAATCATCTTGCCACTCCCTCCCATTGACCACTCTGAG ATTGATTACCCACCCTTTGAGAAAAACTTCTACAATGAGCACGAGGAGCTCAGCAACCTGACTGGAACTCAGGTGTTGGAGTTAAGGCAGAAACTGAACTTGAGG GTGTCTGGTGCTGCCCCTCCAAAGCCGTCTACTAGTTTTGCGCACTTCAGCTTTGATGAGCAGCTAATGCACCAAATCCGCAAGTCTGAGTACACTCAGCCCACGCCCATCCAGTGCCAG GGTGTTCCCATAGCTCTGTCTGGACGTGATATGATTGGTATTGCAAAAACTGGCAGTGGcaaaactgcagcttttatCTGGCCGATGCTGGTTCACATCATGGACCAAAAGGAGCTGGAGGCAGGAGAAGGGCCAATCGCGGTCATTGTGTGTCCCACCAGAGAGCTTTGTCAGCAG ATCCACGCAGAGTGTAAGCGCTTTGGAAAAGCCTACTCATTGCGTTCTGTGGCGGTTTACGGAGGAGGCAGCATGTGGGAGCAGGCCAAAGCTCTGCAGGAGGGAGCAGAGATTGTGGTGTGCACTCCG ggCCGTCTGATTGACCACGTGAAAAAGAAGGCCACGTCCCTGCAGAGAGTGACGTACCTGGTGTTTGATGAGGCAGATCGCATGTTTGATATGGGCTTTG AATATCAGGTGAGATCCATCGCCAGTCATGTCCGCCCGGACAGGCAGA CCCTTCTGTTTAGCGCTACGTTCCGAAAGAAGATTGAGAGGCTTGCCAGAGACATCCTGGTAGATCCTATTCGTGTGGTGCAGGGAGACATCGGAGAG GCCAATGAGGACGTGACCCaggtggtggagctgctgcCCAGCGGGACGGATAAGTGGGGCTGGCTGACCCGCCGGCTGGTCGAGTTCACCTCCACCGGCTCAGTCCTGATCTTCGTCACCAAGAAGGCAAACTGTGAGGAGCTGGCTACTAACCTGACGCAGGAGGGCTACAGCCTGGGCCTCCTGCACGGAGACATGGACCAGAGCGAGAGGAACAAGGTCATCAGCGACTTCAAGAAAAAGAATCTGCCTGTTCTGGTGGCCACTGACGTCGCTG CTCGCGGTCTGGACATCCCATCCATTCGCACCGTGGTGAATTACGACGTGGCACGAGACatcgacacacacacgcacaggatTGGTCGAACCGGTCGTGCTGGAGAGAAAGGCGTGGCTTACACTCACCTCACCAACAAAGACACCACGTTCGCCGGTGACCTCGTGAGAAATCTAGAGGGAGCTAATCAAGGCGTGTCCAAAGAACTGATGGATTTAGCCATGCAG aatCCCTGGTTCAGGAAATCCAGGTTCAAGGGTGGAAAAGGAAAGAAGCTGAATATTGGTGGAGGTGGTCTGGGTTACAGAGAGAGACCAGGCCTGGGAGCTGACAGCTCT gaacgcagcagcagcagcagcagcagcttgttgtcTTCCACTAGTAGCTACGAAGGCTACAGCAAACCAACCACGGGGGCAATGGGCGATCGCATGTCTGCCATGAAACAAGCCTTCCAG GCTCAGTACAAGAGTCACTTTGTGGCTGCATCCAGCGGCCCTCCAAAGCTCAGCGCCAAGTCCAGCAGCTCGTCAGGCTGGACCAGCGCCGGCAGCCTGAGCTCCGTGCCAACAGAGTCCGCCAACGGCTCGGAGCGGTCCCAGAGCATCAGCTTGTCCATGTCCGGCTTCGCCAGCGCCGGCTCCCTGAGCTCAGTGCCCGCCAGTCAGACCAGTTCACAGCACAGCTACCCTCCGCCTGCTCCTCCCTCACAGCGAGACAGCTCACGGGACAGACACGGGGAGGACCGGGGGCGCCACGGAGACAGCTACCACCGCCACAGCGACAGGAGTGATCGGCACAGTGGAGAAGATCGCTACGGAGACCGGGACCGCCATGGAGACAGAGATCGGGACCGCCACGGGGACCGAGACCgccacagcagcagccgccACGGCGATAGTCGCAACGGAGACGGGAGCAGGAGGGACAGAGATGATCGGAGGAGTGAGAGGGACGGGGGAGACAGGGGGagtggggaggggagggacagaggagatgATAGCTTTGCTGTCCCTGAACCACCGAAACGTAGAAAGAGCAGATGGGAcaactaa